In the genome of Myroides phaeus, one region contains:
- a CDS encoding helix-turn-helix domain-containing protein — translation MMQNKNIIHADGENQFNNWPMTNNIYVIKHSIDEMLMLPIENSNLYAISYVKEEASYYNGYTTKEIKKPCLFFSIPSASKEINLKIKQPAVISVLFEKSLLGLNNQLLYKLNNSVKSFPLLLLNEKHEEFVRIIVEKIEEELNSCFPSKSEQVRRLIELLIYKNYKIQPIQTWDKQNVDKGRVCQNFLDLLEMQFPVTKNGNKLKANKPSYFADKLNVHINYLNYTVNKSLNISTSQCIKDRIISESKNLLHYTEWSITEIAFTLGFQSPGYFSASFKKETGLTPNQFRKINKIAS, via the coding sequence ATGATGCAAAATAAAAATATAATTCACGCAGATGGAGAAAACCAATTTAATAATTGGCCAATGACAAATAATATTTATGTTATTAAGCATTCTATAGATGAGATGCTGATGTTACCTATTGAAAATAGCAATCTATATGCTATTTCATATGTAAAAGAAGAAGCCAGTTATTATAATGGATACACTACAAAAGAAATAAAAAAGCCCTGTTTATTCTTTTCTATTCCAAGTGCTTCAAAAGAAATAAATTTAAAAATTAAACAACCTGCTGTTATATCAGTCCTATTTGAAAAAAGCCTCTTGGGACTTAATAATCAATTACTATATAAACTTAATAATTCTGTAAAAAGCTTTCCTTTATTATTATTAAATGAAAAACACGAAGAGTTTGTTAGAATAATTGTTGAAAAAATAGAAGAAGAACTTAATAGCTGCTTTCCCTCTAAAAGTGAACAAGTAAGAAGGTTAATTGAATTACTAATTTACAAGAACTATAAAATACAGCCAATTCAAACTTGGGACAAACAAAATGTAGATAAAGGACGTGTTTGTCAAAATTTTTTAGATTTATTAGAAATGCAATTTCCTGTCACTAAGAATGGGAACAAATTAAAGGCAAACAAACCTTCATATTTTGCTGACAAATTAAATGTTCACATAAATTATTTAAATTATACAGTTAATAAATCATTAAACATATCTACATCCCAATGTATTAAAGATCGTATTATCTCAGAATCTAAAAACTTATTACATTATACAGAATGGTCAATAACCGAAATAGCATTTACATTAGGATTTCAAAGTCCAGGTTACTTTTCAGCATCCTTTAAAAAGGAAACAGGACTTACACCTAATCAGTTTAGAAAAATAAACAAAATTGCATCATAA
- the brnQ gene encoding branched-chain amino acid transport system II carrier protein has translation MKKKSALDALIIGFALFAMFFGAGNIILPPIIGLVSGGDWNFAVSGFSITAILAPFLGIIAVLISGDEFTDLGKRINSLLGWILATAIILSIGPLVAIPRTAATTYEIGVLAIWPDFSPIISSVIFFAITLVLSISPSKVVNIIGSYLTPLLLLLLVSMVILGIIKPIDTTALLERSNDDAFRLGFSEGYQTMDVLASVIYAGIIISAVKSKGYVKLEEKTKVTFMAGSVAIFCLLFIYGGLVYLGATSGYPIGEHLKRTELLLHISNGVLGTQGTFALSLCIALACLTTAIALVCATGTFFSQLTKGFLSYRLVVTITCVSSAILAVNGVDSIIDYAAPFLGIIYPITLTLIIYMVAFGKRVKRRAPFVGAIITTAIVALIQFSSFISLKYDFVDFSEKASSFIKWLPMSSYDVPWLIPSLIAFVTVYVFDKFLFKQVND, from the coding sequence ATGAAAAAAAAATCAGCACTAGATGCCTTAATAATAGGTTTTGCCTTATTCGCAATGTTTTTTGGAGCGGGGAATATTATTTTACCACCAATTATAGGTTTAGTAAGTGGAGGAGATTGGAATTTTGCAGTATCAGGTTTTTCAATTACAGCTATTTTAGCTCCTTTTTTAGGAATAATAGCGGTGTTGATTTCTGGTGATGAGTTTACTGATTTAGGAAAGAGAATAAACAGTTTGTTGGGTTGGATATTGGCAACTGCTATTATTTTGAGTATTGGACCTTTGGTAGCTATTCCTCGTACGGCTGCTACTACGTATGAAATTGGCGTTTTAGCTATTTGGCCTGATTTTAGTCCTATAATATCATCTGTTATATTTTTTGCTATAACTTTAGTTTTGTCTATTTCTCCGTCTAAAGTTGTTAATATAATTGGTTCATATTTAACGCCTTTGCTTTTATTACTTTTGGTGTCAATGGTTATATTAGGGATTATAAAGCCTATTGATACTACTGCTTTATTAGAAAGAAGTAATGATGATGCTTTTAGACTTGGTTTTTCTGAAGGATATCAAACGATGGACGTTTTAGCTTCTGTTATTTATGCTGGTATTATTATATCTGCTGTAAAATCAAAAGGCTATGTAAAATTAGAAGAAAAAACTAAGGTTACTTTTATGGCTGGGTCTGTTGCTATTTTCTGTTTGTTGTTTATTTATGGAGGATTAGTTTATTTAGGAGCAACTTCTGGTTATCCTATTGGAGAGCATCTGAAGAGAACTGAATTGTTATTACATATTTCAAATGGTGTGTTAGGTACACAAGGTACTTTTGCTTTATCTCTTTGTATAGCGTTAGCTTGTTTAACTACTGCAATAGCATTAGTATGTGCAACAGGAACTTTCTTTAGTCAACTTACAAAAGGATTTTTGAGTTATCGTTTAGTAGTAACTATAACGTGTGTTTCTTCTGCAATTTTAGCAGTTAACGGTGTAGATAGTATTATTGATTATGCAGCTCCTTTTTTAGGAATTATTTATCCTATTACATTGACATTGATTATTTATATGGTGGCCTTTGGAAAGAGAGTAAAACGTAGAGCTCCTTTTGTCGGAGCAATAATAACTACTGCTATTGTTGCATTGATTCAGTTTAGTTCATTTATTTCATTGAAATATGATTTCGTTGATTTCTCTGAAAAGGCAAGTAGTTTTATAAAATGGTTACCAATGAGTAGTTATGATGTGCCTTGGTTAATACCTTCACTGATTGCTTTTGTTACTGTTTATGTCTTTGATAAATTTTTATTCAAACAAGTAAACGATTAA
- a CDS encoding MBL fold metallo-hydrolase yields the protein MTKSLIALILLSTTTLFAQKLEIIPLGVYGGGDESNLSSYLIGVENTNSYLSLDAGTIRSGINKAIEHKTFNVTNETILKEYIKGYFISHGHLDHLSGLIINSPEDSHKPIYALPFVIDIFKNNYFTNASWSNFGNEGDSPIIARYTYSRVKPMVAFNINNTPLTAEVFELSHVNPQKSSAILIRNNDEYILYFGDTGADRVEKTNHLNTIWEYIAPLIINKNLQTIMIEVSFSNSQPEDKLYGHLTPNLLIEEIGNLSKYTGKQALENLNIIVTHLKPSGKQIEQIKQELTKGNIYNLNYIFPSQGVKISL from the coding sequence ATGACAAAATCACTTATAGCTTTAATTTTATTAAGTACGACAACATTATTCGCTCAGAAATTAGAAATCATTCCATTAGGAGTATATGGAGGTGGTGATGAAAGCAATCTATCCTCATATTTAATCGGAGTGGAGAATACAAATAGCTACCTGTCGTTAGATGCCGGAACAATACGCAGTGGTATAAACAAAGCAATTGAACATAAAACTTTTAATGTTACCAATGAAACAATTCTTAAAGAATATATCAAAGGATATTTTATTTCACATGGCCATTTAGACCATCTATCAGGACTAATTATAAACTCCCCTGAAGATAGTCACAAACCAATTTATGCATTACCTTTTGTAATTGATATTTTCAAAAATAATTACTTCACAAATGCATCCTGGTCAAACTTTGGGAATGAAGGTGATTCTCCTATAATAGCGCGTTATACTTACAGTAGAGTAAAGCCTATGGTAGCTTTCAATATAAACAATACACCATTAACTGCTGAAGTTTTTGAACTAAGTCATGTTAATCCACAGAAAAGTTCAGCAATATTAATCAGAAATAATGATGAATATATTTTATACTTTGGAGATACTGGAGCAGATAGAGTAGAAAAAACAAATCACTTAAACACTATTTGGGAGTATATAGCGCCCCTTATAATCAACAAAAATCTACAAACTATTATGATAGAAGTATCATTTAGTAATAGCCAACCAGAAGATAAACTTTATGGACATTTAACTCCAAATTTACTTATTGAAGAAATAGGAAATTTATCAAAGTACACGGGTAAGCAAGCTTTAGAAAACTTAAATATAATTGTTACCCATCTTAAGCCAAGTGGCAAGCAAATAGAACAAATAAAACAAGAATTAACAAAAGGTAATATATATAATCTCAACTACATTTTTCCGTCACAAGGAGTTAAAATATCACTATAA